A region of Pyxidicoccus parkwaysis DNA encodes the following proteins:
- a CDS encoding ArsA family ATPase yields the protein MSDARVLHFFGGKGGAGKTTLAAAYALRLSEDAPKERILLVSLDPVRSLSDLVKKKLTAKPTKLVPGKGDGGVYALELEPAALMKPFLAEYLPALQKAAAKGTHISEEDMGKLYQQAVPGLEELVGLFHVVDLLEGKEKEFDRIIVDASPTSHTLRLFDLPVGLRKFLGFVKAGGEKPAPAAKGKKAAEPAEPGFLEQVGQRAEKLLALLKDPARTAFHLVALAEPVPEAQTRMLFAQLRERGIPVTEIVVNQVEERGGCPACQGRRGLQAPHVRKFQALDKAVPVHLLGRRELAPRGLDGLALFAKAWAGGKETKALEFAAAEGPPALVRAPSMPPIAAPPLPPTRLIFFVGQGGVGKSSCAAAAAVTLTEKEGPVLLISTDPSHSLSDVLQSRLTDTETQVKGTKGLYARELDIGGWFNALRKRLKEKAEKAFEGAPKAGSEVPADLLYLRNLLDCAPPGIDELAALSCLTDALVQERFKRIVVDSSPVVTSVRVVELAETAKTWLGALHTVLSKHRAKGLGDLADDIAAMVKHVKRFEDALASPTEARFVVVTRGEELAAARTERLVEYLKEKKLPVERVLVNRVGPKSTCEKCENRRKLELNAAKAIEKKIGLPVTMAPALGRHPAGLRELKAFRTAWYALSPPAAKIKAA from the coding sequence ATGAGCGACGCGCGAGTTCTTCACTTCTTCGGCGGCAAGGGCGGGGCAGGCAAGACCACGCTCGCGGCAGCATACGCGTTGAGGTTGTCGGAAGACGCGCCGAAGGAACGGATACTGCTCGTCTCGCTGGATCCGGTGCGCTCCCTGTCGGACCTCGTGAAGAAGAAGCTCACGGCGAAGCCGACGAAGCTGGTGCCGGGCAAGGGTGACGGTGGCGTCTACGCCCTGGAGCTGGAGCCGGCCGCGCTGATGAAGCCCTTCCTCGCGGAGTACCTGCCCGCGCTGCAGAAGGCCGCCGCGAAGGGCACGCACATCTCCGAGGAGGACATGGGCAAGCTGTACCAGCAGGCCGTCCCGGGCCTGGAGGAGCTGGTGGGGCTCTTCCACGTCGTGGACCTGCTGGAGGGCAAGGAGAAGGAGTTCGACCGCATCATCGTCGACGCCTCGCCCACGAGTCACACGCTGCGCCTGTTCGATTTGCCGGTGGGCCTGCGCAAGTTCCTGGGCTTCGTGAAGGCGGGCGGTGAGAAGCCCGCTCCCGCGGCCAAGGGCAAGAAGGCCGCGGAGCCCGCGGAGCCGGGCTTCCTGGAGCAGGTGGGCCAGAGGGCGGAGAAGCTGCTGGCGCTGCTGAAGGACCCGGCGCGCACGGCCTTCCACCTCGTGGCGCTGGCGGAGCCGGTGCCCGAGGCGCAGACGCGCATGCTCTTCGCGCAGCTTCGCGAGCGCGGCATCCCCGTGACGGAGATCGTCGTCAACCAGGTGGAGGAGCGCGGCGGCTGTCCGGCGTGTCAGGGCCGCCGGGGGCTCCAGGCCCCGCACGTGCGCAAGTTCCAGGCGCTGGACAAGGCCGTCCCCGTGCACCTGCTGGGCCGCCGCGAGCTGGCGCCACGCGGGCTGGACGGGCTGGCGCTGTTCGCCAAGGCGTGGGCCGGTGGCAAGGAGACGAAGGCGCTGGAGTTCGCCGCCGCCGAGGGGCCTCCGGCCCTGGTGCGCGCGCCGTCCATGCCGCCCATCGCCGCGCCGCCGCTGCCTCCCACGCGGCTCATCTTCTTCGTGGGCCAGGGTGGGGTGGGCAAGAGCTCCTGCGCCGCCGCGGCCGCCGTCACGCTGACGGAGAAGGAGGGGCCTGTGCTCCTCATCTCCACGGATCCGTCGCACTCGCTGTCGGACGTGCTGCAGAGCCGGCTGACGGACACCGAGACGCAGGTGAAGGGCACCAAGGGCCTGTACGCGCGCGAGCTGGACATCGGCGGCTGGTTCAATGCCCTGCGCAAGCGGCTGAAGGAGAAGGCGGAGAAGGCCTTCGAGGGCGCGCCCAAGGCGGGCAGCGAGGTGCCGGCGGATCTGCTCTACCTGCGCAACCTGCTGGACTGCGCGCCCCCGGGCATCGACGAGCTGGCGGCGCTGTCGTGCCTCACGGACGCGCTGGTGCAGGAGCGCTTCAAGCGCATCGTCGTGGACTCCTCGCCGGTGGTGACGTCGGTGCGGGTGGTGGAGCTGGCGGAGACGGCCAAGACGTGGCTGGGCGCGCTGCACACCGTGCTGAGCAAGCACCGCGCGAAGGGCCTGGGCGACCTGGCGGACGACATCGCCGCGATGGTCAAGCACGTGAAGCGCTTCGAGGACGCGCTGGCGTCGCCCACCGAGGCGCGCTTCGTCGTCGTCACGCGCGGCGAGGAGCTGGCCGCGGCCCGCACCGAGCGGCTGGTGGAGTACCTCAAGGAGAAGAAGCTCCCGGTGGAGCGCGTGCTCGTCAACCGCGTGGGCCCCAAGTCCACCTGCGAGAAGTGCGAGAACCGCCGCAAGCTGGAGCTCAACGCGGCGAAGGCGATTGAAAAGAAGATTGGCCTGCCCGTCACCATGGCGCCGGCCCTGGGCCGTCACCCGGCGGGCCTGCGCGAGCTGAAGGCGTTCCGCACCGCGTGGTACGCGCTGTCTCCGCCGGCGGCGAAGATCAAGGCGGCCTGA
- a CDS encoding tetratricopeptide repeat protein has product MLSTSLLLALALTASTPAPAARTLNTEGFRLYQAGRYPEALEKFQEAARQAPDYALARYNVAATLGLLRKQGKVCEYSAHRDVIVEHLTQAVKLDARRLARAKVDRDFDSIRDTLGWQRLLGRTPEREADVPALLSAVSWFGPAMGIHGSTQGLRFKAGGKVSLWTKEVGEDGTSRLREVPGTWSVHGRQVELRLKGRASLVGTLNGTGALTFPELGTFTDSPSECDA; this is encoded by the coding sequence ATGCTCTCCACGTCTTTGCTTCTGGCCCTGGCCCTGACGGCCTCCACCCCCGCCCCCGCCGCGAGGACCCTGAACACCGAGGGCTTCCGCCTCTACCAGGCCGGCCGCTATCCGGAGGCGCTGGAGAAGTTCCAGGAGGCCGCACGGCAGGCCCCGGACTACGCGCTCGCCCGCTACAACGTCGCCGCCACGCTGGGGCTGCTGCGCAAGCAGGGCAAGGTGTGCGAGTACAGCGCCCACCGGGACGTCATCGTCGAGCACCTCACCCAGGCGGTGAAGCTGGACGCGCGCCGGCTGGCCCGGGCGAAAGTGGACCGGGACTTCGACTCCATCCGCGACACGCTCGGCTGGCAGCGCCTGCTCGGCCGCACTCCGGAGCGCGAGGCGGACGTGCCCGCCCTGCTCTCCGCCGTCTCCTGGTTCGGCCCCGCCATGGGCATCCACGGCTCCACCCAGGGCCTGCGCTTCAAGGCCGGAGGGAAGGTCTCGCTCTGGACGAAGGAGGTGGGTGAAGACGGCACATCCCGGCTCCGGGAAGTGCCCGGCACCTGGAGCGTGCACGGCCGTCAGGTGGAATTGCGGCTGAAGGGGCGGGCCTCGCTGGTGGGGACGCTGAACGGCACCGGCGCCCTCACCTTCCCCGAGCTGGGCACGTTCACCGACTCACCGTCCGAGTGCGATGCCTGA
- a CDS encoding acetyl-CoA carboxylase carboxyltransferase subunit alpha: MATSTSYALDFERPLIELEKKIEELKGLSTSGSVDFSSEISKLEKKAKKLQTEIFSDLSRWQVVQMSRHPNRPYFLDYVHHLFTDFVELCGDRTFGEDPSIVGGFARFDGKPVMVMGHQKGRNTKENMARNFGMPRPEGYRKARRLMELAERFEKPILTFVDTPGAYPGIGAEERGQAEAIAVNLEVMSRLKVPIISTVVGEGGSGGALAIGVGNRVLMLQNSVYSVISPEGCASILFRDATKADKAADAMKLTAKDLLEMKIVDEVVQEPPGGAHRDAAKMAETLGKTLRKHLGQLAELSPDELVKDRYEKFRALGVFSGR, translated from the coding sequence ATGGCAACCAGTACCAGCTATGCGCTCGACTTCGAGCGTCCCCTCATCGAGCTGGAGAAGAAGATCGAGGAGCTCAAGGGCCTCTCCACCAGCGGCTCGGTGGACTTCTCCTCGGAGATTTCCAAGCTCGAGAAGAAGGCGAAGAAGCTCCAGACGGAGATCTTCAGCGATTTGTCGCGGTGGCAGGTGGTGCAGATGTCCCGCCACCCGAACCGGCCGTACTTCCTGGACTACGTCCACCACCTCTTCACGGACTTCGTGGAGCTGTGTGGAGACCGGACCTTCGGCGAGGACCCGTCCATTGTCGGCGGCTTCGCGCGCTTCGACGGCAAGCCCGTCATGGTGATGGGCCATCAGAAGGGCCGCAACACCAAGGAGAACATGGCGCGCAACTTCGGCATGCCGCGCCCGGAGGGCTACCGCAAGGCGCGCCGGCTCATGGAGCTGGCCGAGCGCTTCGAGAAGCCCATCCTCACCTTCGTGGACACGCCGGGCGCGTACCCGGGCATTGGCGCCGAGGAGCGCGGACAGGCGGAGGCCATCGCCGTCAACCTGGAGGTGATGAGCCGGCTGAAGGTGCCCATCATCTCCACCGTGGTGGGCGAGGGTGGCTCCGGCGGCGCGCTGGCCATTGGCGTGGGCAACCGCGTGCTGATGCTGCAGAACAGCGTGTACTCGGTCATCTCCCCGGAGGGCTGCGCCTCCATCCTCTTCCGCGACGCCACCAAGGCGGACAAGGCCGCGGACGCGATGAAGCTCACCGCGAAGGACCTGCTGGAGATGAAGATTGTGGACGAGGTGGTGCAGGAGCCGCCCGGCGGCGCGCACCGCGACGCGGCGAAGATGGCCGAGACCCTGGGCAAGACCCTCCGAAAGCACCTGGGCCAGCTGGCCGAGCTGTCGCCCGATGAACTGGTGAAGGACCGGTACGAGAAGTTCCGCGCGCTGGGCGTGTTCTCCGGGCGCTGA
- the hisC gene encoding histidinol-phosphate transaminase → MRPLVPTHVETLKPYVPGKPIEETEREFGLKGVIKLASNENPLGPSPRAVEAMRTASAATHLYPDATSFHLVRKLAAHVGVRPEEVVLGCGSNELIELLIRTFTTPEDEILLCKGSFSAYRISAQAHGRPFVEVPMKAGYQYDLEAMAKAVTPRTRMVFLANPDNPTGTAFSRAALEQFLAAVPAEVLVVHDEAYFEFVDWPEYASGVELFRKHPNLVALRTFSKIHGLAGVRLGYGIMDAKLAAYVHRTRMPFNLTVVAQAAGMAALEDTEHVKRTRENNRLGLRYYAEELPKLGATLTHSHANFVFADFHRPAVELYELLLRKGVIVRPFASQGFPTCLRISVGTPAENERCVRALKEILS, encoded by the coding sequence ATGCGACCTCTCGTTCCAACCCACGTTGAGACTCTCAAGCCCTACGTCCCGGGCAAGCCCATTGAAGAGACCGAGCGCGAGTTCGGCCTGAAGGGCGTCATCAAGCTCGCTTCGAACGAGAACCCGCTGGGGCCCTCGCCCCGCGCCGTGGAGGCCATGCGGACGGCCTCCGCCGCGACGCACCTCTACCCGGACGCCACGTCCTTCCACCTCGTGCGCAAGCTGGCCGCGCACGTGGGCGTGCGCCCGGAGGAAGTGGTGCTGGGCTGCGGCTCGAACGAGCTCATCGAGCTGCTCATCCGCACCTTCACGACGCCAGAGGACGAAATCCTCCTCTGCAAGGGCTCCTTCTCCGCGTACCGCATCTCCGCGCAGGCGCACGGGCGGCCCTTCGTCGAGGTGCCCATGAAGGCGGGCTACCAGTACGATTTGGAGGCCATGGCGAAGGCGGTGACGCCCCGCACGCGGATGGTGTTCCTGGCCAACCCGGACAACCCCACGGGCACGGCCTTCTCGCGCGCCGCGCTGGAGCAGTTCCTCGCCGCCGTGCCCGCCGAGGTGCTGGTGGTGCACGACGAGGCCTACTTCGAGTTCGTCGACTGGCCCGAGTACGCGAGCGGCGTGGAGCTGTTCCGCAAGCATCCGAACCTGGTGGCGCTGCGCACGTTCAGCAAGATTCACGGGCTGGCGGGCGTGCGGCTGGGCTACGGCATCATGGACGCGAAGCTCGCGGCGTACGTGCACCGCACGCGGATGCCCTTCAACCTGACGGTGGTGGCACAGGCGGCGGGCATGGCCGCGCTGGAGGACACCGAGCACGTCAAGCGCACGCGCGAGAACAACCGCCTGGGCCTGCGCTACTACGCGGAGGAGTTGCCGAAGCTGGGCGCGACGCTGACGCACAGCCACGCCAACTTCGTGTTCGCGGACTTCCACCGCCCGGCGGTGGAGCTGTACGAATTGCTGCTGCGCAAGGGCGTCATCGTCCGGCCCTTCGCGAGCCAGGGCTTCCCCACCTGCCTGCGCATCTCCGTGGGCACGCCCGCGGAGAACGAGCGCTGCGTCCGGGCACTGAAGGAGATTCTGTCGTGA
- the cmk gene encoding (d)CMP kinase, which translates to MSTRPFIVAIDGPAGAGKSSVSKLLARRMGFALVDTGAIYRCVALMATREGVALDDDKALESLLGRVRIHFQVVGEENHVFLDGKDVSSDIRTPEISMAASRVSGRPVVRAGLLQLQRRLALEAGKGAILEGRDIGTVVFPDADAKFFLEANPEVRARRRYEELFQKGVESTLEEVLADQMKRDKDDSARAVAPLKAAEDALRVDSSSSPLSEVVHSLEAEIVRRMGARK; encoded by the coding sequence GTGAGCACGCGCCCCTTCATCGTCGCCATCGACGGCCCGGCGGGTGCGGGCAAGTCCTCCGTGTCCAAGCTGCTCGCGCGGAGGATGGGCTTCGCGCTGGTGGACACCGGCGCCATCTACCGCTGTGTGGCGCTGATGGCGACGCGTGAGGGGGTTGCGCTCGACGATGACAAGGCCCTGGAGTCGCTGCTGGGCCGCGTGCGCATCCACTTCCAGGTGGTGGGCGAGGAGAACCACGTCTTCCTCGACGGGAAGGACGTGTCCTCGGACATCCGCACGCCGGAAATCTCCATGGCCGCGTCGCGCGTGTCCGGCCGGCCGGTGGTGCGCGCGGGGCTCTTGCAGCTCCAGCGGCGGCTCGCGCTGGAGGCGGGGAAGGGCGCCATCCTGGAGGGGCGCGACATCGGCACCGTGGTGTTCCCCGACGCGGACGCCAAGTTCTTCCTGGAGGCCAACCCCGAGGTGCGCGCGCGGCGCCGCTACGAGGAGCTGTTCCAGAAGGGAGTGGAGAGCACGCTGGAGGAGGTGCTCGCGGACCAGATGAAGCGCGACAAGGACGACTCCGCGCGCGCCGTGGCCCCGCTCAAGGCCGCGGAGGATGCCCTCCGCGTGGACTCCAGCAGCAGCCCCCTCTCCGAGGTGGTGCACTCGCTGGAGGCCGAAATCGTCCGCCGCATGGGCGCGCGGAAGTAG
- a CDS encoding transglycosylase SLT domain-containing protein gives MSWTGLVAGLVAGVALGQSPATLEAVRLHKSDAGALAKDELAACVAKKCPDAGRLALLAGTLALSDGQAAEARDLLSAHPPPEALAPFHAFYLGQARFYAGDAVGAAADFARVLEAQPPAQLAARARARLGESLLKAGKAKEASAVLEGAAKASPTPELLYQRGISRGASGNHAGQVADFLAVALRFPTHPYADDAVKWLTEGKKPAAKLGFAERTRRADGFLDGGMPQRALDELDALEKSAKLAKPQQAKVALLRAQAYFGLKRLEDAEKALAVAEKGPPDVASEAALVVARRALRTDDNAKARALMAALDAKYPSQAAGDEGAFFAGWLDLQAGRFADAVKALTAFDTRYPRSRRRDEGLWFRALAHLRLEEYAKARQTLDSLVDAFPRSSMVPQARYWAARSRELEGAKADVVGPAYEALVTSAPASFYALMAVERLKELGRTPPVLFPQPPKQLELPRPPELALAMELTRAGLFRDAADEVEAHASRLRTAEQALPFAHALLKLGEYGQAHAVAARYLWGRAFGSREPDALAAFYPRAFANAVEQAAAQAKVDPFLVWAIMRRESAFRPEVMSAADARGLMQIIPPTATAIAERLSEPAPAPADLFSPERNIRYGAWYLSRLMARFGHPVLAAAAYNAGPSATVKWAQERGSLPLDLFVETIPFKETRGYVKQVVADLFLYHAFYDANGKGLRLSLKVPEPSVEGVTF, from the coding sequence ATGAGTTGGACCGGGCTGGTGGCGGGTCTGGTTGCGGGGGTGGCCCTGGGACAGTCTCCAGCGACGCTGGAGGCGGTGCGGCTGCACAAATCCGACGCGGGCGCCCTGGCGAAGGACGAGCTGGCGGCCTGTGTCGCCAAGAAGTGCCCGGACGCCGGGCGGCTCGCGCTGCTCGCGGGCACGCTCGCCCTGTCGGACGGGCAGGCGGCCGAGGCGAGAGACCTCCTGTCCGCCCACCCTCCTCCGGAGGCCCTCGCTCCCTTCCACGCCTTCTACCTGGGCCAGGCGCGCTTCTACGCCGGTGACGCCGTGGGCGCCGCCGCGGACTTCGCGCGCGTGCTGGAGGCCCAGCCTCCCGCGCAGTTGGCGGCCCGTGCGCGAGCGCGGCTGGGCGAGTCGCTGCTGAAGGCCGGCAAGGCGAAGGAGGCGTCCGCGGTGCTGGAAGGCGCCGCGAAGGCGTCGCCTACTCCGGAACTGTTGTATCAGCGTGGCATTTCACGCGGAGCCTCGGGCAACCACGCGGGCCAGGTCGCGGATTTTCTCGCGGTGGCGCTGCGCTTCCCCACGCACCCGTACGCGGACGACGCGGTGAAGTGGCTCACGGAGGGCAAGAAGCCCGCCGCGAAGCTGGGCTTCGCCGAGCGCACCCGCCGCGCGGACGGCTTCCTCGACGGAGGCATGCCGCAGCGGGCGCTGGACGAGCTGGACGCGCTGGAGAAGAGCGCGAAGCTGGCGAAGCCGCAGCAGGCGAAGGTGGCTCTTCTTCGCGCGCAGGCGTACTTCGGGCTGAAGCGCCTGGAGGACGCGGAGAAGGCGCTCGCGGTGGCGGAGAAGGGCCCGCCGGACGTGGCGTCCGAGGCCGCGCTGGTGGTGGCCCGCCGCGCGCTGCGCACGGACGACAACGCGAAGGCCCGCGCGCTGATGGCGGCGCTGGACGCGAAGTACCCCTCGCAGGCCGCGGGCGACGAGGGCGCCTTCTTCGCGGGCTGGTTGGACTTGCAGGCCGGCCGCTTCGCGGACGCGGTGAAGGCGCTCACGGCCTTCGACACGCGCTACCCGCGCTCGCGCCGCCGCGACGAGGGGCTGTGGTTCCGCGCGCTCGCACACCTGAGGTTGGAGGAGTACGCGAAGGCACGGCAGACGCTGGACTCGCTGGTGGATGCCTTCCCGCGCAGCAGCATGGTGCCGCAGGCGCGCTACTGGGCCGCGCGCAGCCGCGAGTTGGAGGGCGCGAAGGCGGACGTGGTGGGCCCCGCGTATGAGGCGCTCGTCACCTCCGCGCCCGCGTCCTTCTACGCGCTGATGGCCGTCGAGCGGCTGAAGGAGCTGGGCCGCACCCCGCCCGTCCTCTTCCCGCAGCCGCCGAAGCAGTTGGAGCTGCCGCGCCCGCCGGAATTGGCGCTGGCCATGGAGCTGACGCGCGCGGGCCTGTTCCGCGACGCGGCGGACGAGGTGGAGGCGCACGCATCCCGGCTGCGCACGGCGGAGCAGGCACTGCCCTTCGCGCACGCGCTGCTGAAGCTGGGCGAGTACGGCCAGGCGCACGCGGTGGCGGCACGCTACCTCTGGGGCCGCGCCTTCGGCTCGCGCGAGCCGGACGCGCTGGCGGCCTTCTACCCGCGCGCCTTCGCCAACGCGGTGGAGCAGGCCGCGGCGCAGGCGAAGGTGGACCCGTTCCTGGTGTGGGCCATCATGCGGCGCGAGAGCGCCTTCCGCCCGGAGGTCATGAGCGCGGCGGACGCGCGCGGGCTGATGCAAATCATCCCGCCCACGGCCACCGCCATCGCCGAGCGTCTCTCCGAGCCCGCCCCCGCGCCCGCGGACCTCTTCTCCCCCGAGCGCAACATCCGCTACGGCGCCTGGTACCTCTCCCGGCTGATGGCGCGCTTCGGACACCCGGTGCTCGCGGCCGCGGCCTACAACGCCGGCCCGAGCGCCACGGTGAAGTGGGCCCAGGAGCGCGGCTCGCTGCCCCTGGACCTCTTCGTGGAGACGATTCCGTTCAAGGAGACGCGCGGCTACGTGAAGCAGGTGGTGGCGGACCTGTTCCTCTACCACGCCTTCTACGATGCGAATGGCAAGGGCCTGCGGCTGTCGCTGAAGGTGCCGGAACCCTCCGTGGAGGGCGTCACCTTCTGA
- a CDS encoding CAP domain-containing protein has protein sequence MIALLALGAFLAATPPAPPSTGDMEAAATRHVVQEFERVGRRAPEQDANLSTAARRLALEALTEYTTGAPDHYTLTEAVSDAGGADPTPRTLLIRAWTPRNGLETFLARTDFNAERASHYGLGVAQQGQRTAFVLLLADRKAELQPFPRNLAGGERAASTLCGTLVAPLREADVYVTRPDGDVDRVSLSRKGSNGVFCARLQFPKPGGYTVEVVGTGNNGPEVAALFLVQLGMPRERGERTEDAEPTTPEEARAAVYERINSLRRAHHVPELTPEPVLERVAQAYSDRMAAEGFFAHVAPDGSTLTQRLPASLRSMRSGENLGVADGPLAAHFGIEHSPGHRRNLLDPAFRVMGLGVTFHKVDGRDEVILTEVYTAASPTSSRAPETPEDPRQDVYDTLARWRTAHKLPPLERSPALEALAQAHAKRALDLDQPSEDAGPPLHERVFQALPDAGTAAVDFFVLTDPSALPESRSLGDATNNRVGIGVVRGDSRRFGSRRYWVAVIYASVR, from the coding sequence ATGATTGCGCTGCTCGCGCTCGGCGCCTTCCTCGCCGCGACCCCGCCCGCCCCTCCGTCCACCGGGGACATGGAGGCCGCGGCCACACGTCACGTGGTGCAGGAGTTCGAGCGCGTGGGCCGGCGCGCGCCGGAGCAGGACGCCAACCTGAGCACGGCGGCGCGACGCCTCGCGCTGGAGGCGCTCACCGAGTACACGACAGGCGCGCCGGACCACTACACCCTCACCGAGGCCGTCAGCGACGCGGGCGGCGCGGACCCCACTCCCCGCACGCTCCTCATCCGCGCGTGGACGCCTCGCAACGGACTCGAGACCTTCCTCGCGCGCACGGACTTCAACGCCGAGCGCGCCTCGCACTACGGCCTGGGCGTGGCGCAGCAGGGTCAGCGCACCGCCTTCGTGCTGCTGCTCGCGGACCGGAAGGCGGAGCTGCAGCCCTTCCCGCGCAACCTCGCCGGCGGCGAGCGCGCCGCGAGCACCCTCTGCGGCACCCTGGTGGCCCCCCTGCGCGAGGCGGACGTCTACGTCACCCGCCCGGACGGCGACGTGGACCGCGTGTCCCTCAGCCGCAAGGGCTCGAATGGGGTCTTCTGCGCCCGCCTCCAGTTCCCCAAGCCCGGCGGCTACACGGTGGAGGTGGTGGGCACGGGCAACAACGGCCCGGAGGTGGCGGCCCTCTTCCTCGTCCAGCTCGGCATGCCGCGCGAGCGCGGCGAGCGCACGGAGGACGCGGAGCCCACCACGCCCGAAGAGGCCCGTGCGGCCGTGTACGAGCGCATCAACTCGCTGCGCCGCGCGCACCACGTGCCCGAATTGACGCCGGAGCCGGTGTTGGAGCGCGTGGCCCAGGCCTACAGCGACCGCATGGCCGCGGAGGGCTTCTTCGCCCACGTCGCGCCGGACGGCTCCACGCTGACGCAGCGGCTGCCCGCATCCCTGCGCAGCATGCGCTCCGGAGAGAACCTGGGCGTCGCGGACGGGCCGCTGGCCGCGCACTTCGGCATCGAGCACAGCCCCGGCCACCGCCGCAACCTGCTGGACCCCGCGTTCCGCGTCATGGGCCTGGGCGTCACCTTCCACAAGGTGGATGGGAGGGATGAAGTCATCCTTACCGAAGTCTATACGGCCGCTTCTCCCACCTCTTCTCGCGCTCCGGAGACGCCGGAGGACCCGCGACAGGACGTCTACGACACGCTCGCCCGCTGGCGCACAGCGCACAAGCTGCCACCGCTGGAGCGCAGCCCCGCGTTGGAGGCGCTCGCGCAGGCGCATGCGAAGCGCGCGTTGGATTTGGACCAGCCGTCGGAGGACGCCGGCCCGCCCCTGCACGAGCGTGTGTTCCAGGCGTTGCCGGACGCGGGCACGGCGGCGGTGGACTTCTTCGTCCTCACGGACCCGTCCGCGCTGCCGGAGTCACGCAGCCTCGGGGACGCCACCAACAACCGGGTGGGCATCGGCGTCGTGCGCGGTGACTCGCGCCGCTTCGGCAGCAGGCGCTACTGGGTGGCCGTCATCTACGCCTCGGTCCGCTGA
- a CDS encoding DUF721 domain-containing protein codes for MARSEPKSIESLLPRVLARLAEESGRGQTLAPVWAAVVGPHLARHTTPHALQGRTLVIDVAGPEWLRSLEDEAASLCERLNARLGENLVKTLAFRLEVR; via the coding sequence ATGGCGCGAAGCGAGCCCAAGTCCATCGAGAGCCTCCTCCCCCGTGTCCTCGCCCGCCTCGCGGAGGAGTCCGGCCGTGGCCAGACGCTGGCTCCCGTGTGGGCGGCGGTGGTGGGCCCCCACCTCGCCCGCCACACCACCCCGCATGCCCTGCAGGGCCGCACGCTGGTGATAGATGTGGCCGGCCCGGAGTGGCTCCGAAGTCTGGAGGACGAGGCGGCCTCGCTGTGCGAGCGGCTCAACGCGCGCCTCGGGGAGAACCTGGTGAAGACGCTCGCCTTCCGGCTGGAGGTCCGATGA